A stretch of Pseudomonas sp. CCC3.1 DNA encodes these proteins:
- the bcsA gene encoding UDP-forming cellulose synthase catalytic subunit encodes MRARLFPYARLRRDQNCTRFTAFILALIQACGWIFLRLESPAWQALRAQHRQLYPHLADKRATIGDPLRYVIQTVWLLLVRPAAQTLPQRQRTRRRLKGYLKAVLGIVQRPWNLLSDAFEQLPTAISPQVRKGSRWWAAMHWPMRKLLYIAIGALVAVLIFICVTEPFGYLAQLVFVVLLWAIAMLVRRMPGRFPTLLLIALSVIISCRYLWWRYTSTLNWSDNLDLACGLILLLAETYSWMVLILGYVQTSWPLNRKPAQLPPDPNLWPTVDLLIPTYNEELSVTRGTVYAALGIDWPKDKLRIHLLDDGNRASFKTFAEEVGINYIARTDNRHAKAGNLNHALTQIDGELVAIFDCDHMPARSFLQLTTGWFLRDPKLALVQTPHHFLSPDPFERNLGTFRNRPNEGELFYGLVQDGNDMWNAAFFCGSCAIVRRTAIDSIGGFAVETVTEDAHTALRLHRNGWNSAYLRIPQAAGLATESLSAHIGQRIRWARGMVQIFRTDNPLLGKGLTVFQRVCYANAMLHFLVGLPRLVFLTAPLAFLLLHAYIIYAPALMILLYVLPHMIHASLTNSRMQGAYRQTFWGEVYETVLAWYIARPTTVAMFSPSRGKFNVTAKGGMMEENQFDWQTAKPYLVLSVLNVLGLGFAVWRLFTGPTDEIITIIVSVLWVIYNLLIIGAAVAVAAEVRQVRHTHRVQTRLPGAIKLADGHRYPCELVDYSDGGVGLLLNQPIALPIGSQVSLILQRGNREFVFTGSLTRSHDLFMGLNFAQLPAEQKIEFVQCTFGRADAWLDHNSGFEADKPIQSLREILALGAKGYYRLYEYLPAWLRHLARPFVRVLQWLGSFFPRMPKASTPLISRPVSRS; translated from the coding sequence ATGAGAGCCCGCCTGTTTCCCTATGCGCGCTTGCGCCGTGATCAAAACTGCACCCGCTTCACCGCCTTCATCCTGGCGCTGATTCAGGCCTGTGGCTGGATTTTTCTGCGCCTTGAATCACCCGCGTGGCAGGCATTGCGCGCACAACATCGACAGCTGTACCCGCATCTGGCAGACAAACGCGCAACCATTGGCGATCCGCTGCGTTACGTGATCCAGACCGTGTGGCTGTTGCTGGTGCGTCCGGCTGCACAAACCCTGCCTCAGCGCCAACGTACACGGCGGCGTCTCAAGGGTTACCTGAAGGCTGTGCTCGGTATTGTGCAGCGGCCCTGGAACCTGCTGTCGGATGCTTTTGAACAGTTGCCAACGGCGATCAGCCCGCAAGTGCGCAAAGGTTCGCGCTGGTGGGCCGCCATGCACTGGCCAATGCGCAAACTGCTGTATATCGCCATCGGGGCGCTGGTAGCGGTGCTGATTTTTATCTGTGTGACCGAACCCTTCGGTTACCTGGCGCAACTGGTGTTTGTGGTGCTGTTGTGGGCCATTGCGATGCTGGTGCGGCGAATGCCGGGGCGTTTTCCGACGCTGTTGCTGATCGCGCTGTCGGTGATCATCTCGTGCCGCTATTTATGGTGGCGCTACACCTCGACCCTGAACTGGAGCGACAACCTGGATCTGGCCTGCGGCCTGATTTTGCTGCTGGCCGAGACGTATTCCTGGATGGTCCTGATTTTGGGGTATGTGCAGACCTCGTGGCCGCTAAACCGCAAGCCCGCGCAACTGCCGCCTGACCCAAACCTGTGGCCGACGGTCGATCTGTTGATCCCCACCTATAACGAAGAGCTGTCGGTGACCCGAGGCACGGTGTACGCCGCACTGGGCATTGACTGGCCCAAGGACAAGCTGCGCATTCATTTGCTGGATGACGGCAACCGCGCCAGCTTCAAGACGTTTGCCGAGGAAGTGGGCATCAACTACATCGCCCGTACCGACAACCGCCACGCCAAGGCTGGCAACCTCAACCATGCGCTGACCCAGATCGACGGTGAACTGGTGGCCATTTTTGACTGTGACCACATGCCCGCCCGCTCCTTTTTGCAATTGACCACGGGCTGGTTTTTACGCGATCCCAAACTGGCGCTGGTGCAAACCCCGCACCACTTCCTGTCGCCGGATCCGTTTGAACGCAACCTCGGCACCTTTCGCAATCGCCCCAACGAAGGCGAGCTGTTTTATGGCTTGGTGCAGGACGGCAACGACATGTGGAACGCGGCGTTTTTCTGCGGCTCGTGCGCCATCGTGCGGCGCACGGCGATTGATTCGATTGGTGGCTTTGCTGTCGAAACCGTCACCGAAGACGCCCACACCGCCTTGCGTTTGCACCGCAACGGTTGGAACTCGGCCTATCTGCGCATTCCCCAAGCGGCCGGGCTGGCCACCGAAAGCCTCTCAGCGCATATCGGCCAGCGCATTCGCTGGGCGCGGGGCATGGTGCAGATATTCCGCACTGACAACCCGTTGCTGGGCAAAGGCCTGACGGTGTTCCAGCGGGTGTGCTACGCCAACGCCATGCTGCACTTTCTGGTGGGGCTGCCGCGGTTGGTGTTCCTGACAGCTCCCTTGGCGTTCCTGTTGCTGCACGCCTACATCATCTACGCCCCGGCCTTGATGATTCTGCTCTACGTATTGCCGCACATGATTCATGCCAGCCTGACCAACTCGCGCATGCAAGGCGCTTATCGCCAGACATTCTGGGGGGAGGTCTACGAAACAGTCCTGGCCTGGTACATCGCCCGGCCTACCACGGTAGCCATGTTCAGCCCCTCGCGTGGCAAGTTCAACGTGACGGCCAAGGGCGGGATGATGGAAGAAAACCAGTTCGACTGGCAGACCGCCAAGCCGTATCTGGTGCTGTCCGTGCTCAATGTGCTCGGCCTCGGGTTTGCTGTATGGCGGCTGTTTACTGGGCCGACAGATGAAATCATCACCATTATCGTCAGTGTGTTGTGGGTCATTTATAACCTGCTGATCATTGGCGCTGCCGTAGCCGTAGCGGCTGAAGTGCGCCAGGTTCGGCATACCCACCGTGTGCAAACCCGCTTGCCGGGCGCGATCAAACTGGCCGACGGCCACCGCTACCCCTGCGAACTGGTGGACTACTCCGATGGTGGTGTCGGCTTGTTGCTCAACCAACCGATTGCGCTACCCATCGGCTCGCAGGTGTCGCTGATCCTTCAGCGCGGCAACCGCGAGTTTGTGTTTACCGGCAGTCTGACGCGCTCCCATGACTTGTTTATGGGGTTGAACTTCGCCCAGTTGCCGGCCGAGCAAAAGATCGAATTCGTGCAGTGCACGTTTGGCCGGGCAGATGCCTGGCTCGATCACAACAGTGGATTTGAAGCCGACAAGCCGATTCAGAGCCTCAGGGAAATCCTCGCCCTGGGTGCCAAAGGCTACTACCGCCTTTACGAATACCTGCCTGCGTGGTTGCGCCATCTGGCACGGCCCTTTGTGCGAGTGCTGCAGTGGCTGGGCAGCTTCTTTCCGCGCATGCCCAAAGCATCCACCCCCCTTATTTCCCGGCCAGTGAGCAGATCATGA
- the bcsB gene encoding cellulose biosynthesis cyclic di-GMP-binding regulatory protein BcsB: MSRFLKKTCFTGLALIAFVSELMAAPLPLPTVGPAPLPKPPALESTDPLPSWTVTRTFEQLGRPADTLLLGINSAEQVEFTLRRDRIASDASLQLDYTPSPSLIPTLSHIRVYLNDVLMGVLPIEKEQLGRQTRQKMALDPRLISDFNRIRLEFIGHYTDICEDPANNTLWVNISRGSSITLQEQALSLTNDLAYFPLPFFDPRNSGKLELPFVFAANPTLGEQRAAAILASYFGSQANWRGSTFPVAFDALPSVQSKEATQPSVVFATNDHRPAFMSDREKFPAVDAPVVALIDHPDAPYSKVLLVMGRNEEDLTTAAKALALGGNLLRGSRVTIDNVQALQPRKPYDAPAWMRTDRPVRFAELITYPQQLQVSGLQPRPITLDVNLPPDLFVWRNQGIPLRTQYRYTAPSANDDSRLNISLNDQFITSLPLLRKDTSSFEELRLSVLSNDSANVNDKLIVPSLKIGDRNRLRFDFNFASTVGSAQRDRCQTILPANTQAIIDEDSTIDLSGYHHYISMPDLKAFARSGFPFSRMADLSESIVVVPSTGTATQISTLLEAIASISARSGYPAFGVRLSDDWQSASKEDVDLLLLGEMAPEMRDNPDLSLLLQRQHDMLVQPYGNSTLDATNRRGPSIDGRNQPANRIQVTAHAPIAAMVGMQSPTHEQRSIVALLGNDDADYSLLRDALSDSGKMDAVAGSVALIRSSGIYSQLVGDQYYVGNLPWYLLLWYQLSEHPVLLAVLAVISVLLSAFLLWRALSWAANRRLHKDD; this comes from the coding sequence ATGAGTCGATTCTTAAAAAAAACATGCTTCACCGGCCTCGCGCTAATAGCTTTTGTTTCAGAGCTGATGGCTGCCCCTTTGCCTTTACCGACTGTCGGGCCTGCGCCGCTGCCCAAACCCCCGGCGCTGGAAAGCACTGATCCGCTGCCGAGCTGGACAGTGACCCGCACCTTCGAACAATTGGGGCGCCCGGCCGACACGTTGCTGCTGGGCATCAACAGTGCCGAACAAGTGGAGTTCACCCTGCGCCGCGACCGGATCGCCAGCGATGCCAGCCTGCAACTGGACTACACGCCCTCGCCTTCACTGATCCCGACGCTGTCGCATATCCGGGTCTACTTGAATGACGTGCTGATGGGCGTGCTGCCTATCGAAAAAGAGCAATTGGGGCGTCAGACCCGTCAGAAAATGGCCCTCGACCCGCGACTGATCTCGGACTTCAACCGCATTCGCCTGGAGTTCATCGGGCATTACACCGACATCTGCGAAGACCCGGCCAACAACACCTTGTGGGTCAATATCAGCCGAGGCAGCAGCATCACCCTGCAAGAGCAGGCGTTGAGCCTGACCAATGACCTGGCGTATTTCCCGCTGCCATTCTTTGACCCGCGCAACAGCGGCAAACTGGAGTTGCCGTTCGTGTTTGCTGCCAACCCGACCCTGGGCGAACAACGCGCCGCCGCCATTTTGGCCTCCTACTTCGGCAGCCAGGCCAACTGGCGCGGCTCGACATTCCCGGTGGCGTTTGACGCACTGCCCAGCGTGCAAAGCAAAGAGGCCACCCAGCCTTCGGTGGTGTTTGCCACCAACGACCACCGCCCGGCGTTCATGAGTGATCGGGAGAAATTTCCGGCCGTTGATGCACCCGTGGTGGCGTTAATTGACCACCCGGACGCGCCCTACAGCAAAGTATTGCTGGTGATGGGCCGCAACGAAGAAGACCTGACCACGGCGGCAAAGGCCCTGGCCTTGGGTGGTAACTTGTTGCGCGGCTCACGCGTCACCATCGACAACGTTCAGGCGTTGCAGCCGCGCAAGCCTTACGACGCCCCGGCCTGGATGCGCACTGATCGCCCGGTGCGTTTTGCCGAGCTGATTACCTACCCACAACAACTGCAAGTCAGCGGATTACAGCCACGCCCCATTACGCTGGACGTGAACCTGCCACCAGACCTGTTTGTGTGGCGCAACCAGGGGATTCCGCTGCGCACCCAATACCGGTACACCGCGCCATCGGCCAATGATGATTCGCGCTTGAACATCAGCCTCAATGATCAGTTCATCACCAGCCTGCCGTTGTTGCGCAAAGACACCAGCAGCTTTGAAGAGCTGCGGTTGTCGGTGTTGTCCAATGACTCGGCCAACGTCAACGACAAACTGATTGTGCCGTCGCTGAAAATTGGCGACCGCAACCGCCTGCGTTTCGACTTCAACTTCGCCAGTACCGTGGGCAGCGCCCAGCGTGATCGTTGCCAGACTATTCTGCCGGCCAACACCCAGGCGATCATCGACGAAGACTCCACCATCGACCTGTCCGGGTATCACCACTACATCAGCATGCCGGACCTCAAGGCATTTGCGCGCAGCGGTTTCCCGTTCAGCCGTATGGCCGATCTGTCGGAATCGATCGTGGTGGTGCCGAGCACAGGCACCGCCACGCAAATCAGCACCTTGCTAGAAGCTATCGCGAGTATTTCGGCCCGTTCTGGCTATCCGGCCTTTGGCGTGCGCTTGAGCGATGATTGGCAATCGGCCTCCAAGGAAGATGTCGACCTGCTGCTACTGGGCGAAATGGCCCCCGAAATGCGTGATAACCCGGACCTGAGCCTGTTGTTGCAACGCCAGCACGACATGCTGGTTCAGCCTTACGGCAACAGCACCCTCGACGCCACCAACCGCCGTGGCCCTTCAATCGATGGGCGCAACCAGCCAGCCAACCGCATTCAAGTCACCGCCCACGCCCCTATCGCGGCCATGGTCGGCATGCAGTCGCCGACCCATGAGCAGCGCAGCATTGTGGCGTTACTGGGCAATGACGATGCCGACTACAGCCTGCTGCGCGATGCGCTCAGCGACAGCGGAAAAATGGACGCGGTGGCGGGTTCAGTGGCGTTGATTCGCAGCAGCGGCATTTACAGCCAACTGGTCGGTGATCAGTACTACGTCGGCAATCTGCCGTGGTACCTGCTGCTGTGGTATCAGCTGTCCGAGCACCCAGTGTTGCTGGCCGTGCTCGCCGTTATCAGCGTATTGCTGAGCGCCTTTCTGCTGTGGCGTGCCCTGAGCTGGGCCGCGAACCGCCGCCTGCATAAGGACGACTGA
- the bcsQ gene encoding cellulose biosynthesis protein BcsQ, with protein sequence MIAMSLQGIRGGVGTSTTLAALGFALSALGQKVLVVDMCPENALGLHFNLDYAPAEGWARATVDQTPWYEHAWNIEPGLDVLPYGTLADVEQLQLDILLRDHPQLWAKHQASLADSVDWVLFDLPQRLPGHAASPRCEIALNVLNLDAASHVLLQPRRNSPQRLLVNRYDPASQLQRDLLLLWQRHYAQTLLPIHLHADEAMAEALARREPAGRYAPGSLIAQDLISLASWCLLRGGRLE encoded by the coding sequence ATGATTGCCATGAGCCTTCAAGGCATTCGCGGCGGCGTGGGCACCAGCACCACGCTGGCCGCGCTGGGCTTTGCGCTGAGTGCACTGGGGCAAAAAGTGCTGGTGGTCGACATGTGCCCGGAAAACGCCCTTGGCCTGCACTTCAACCTTGATTACGCGCCCGCCGAAGGCTGGGCCCGCGCGACAGTGGATCAAACGCCTTGGTATGAGCACGCCTGGAACATCGAACCCGGTCTGGACGTGCTGCCCTACGGCACCCTGGCCGATGTCGAACAGTTGCAACTCGACATCTTGCTGCGTGATCACCCGCAATTGTGGGCCAAGCATCAGGCCAGCCTGGCCGACAGTGTTGATTGGGTGCTCTTTGACTTGCCGCAACGCTTGCCGGGCCATGCTGCCAGCCCGCGCTGTGAGATTGCGCTCAACGTGCTGAACCTGGACGCGGCGAGCCATGTGCTGTTACAGCCTCGACGCAACAGCCCGCAGCGTTTGCTGGTCAATCGTTATGATCCTGCCAGCCAGTTACAGCGCGATTTGTTGCTGCTTTGGCAGCGTCACTATGCGCAGACCTTGCTGCCGATCCATTTGCACGCTGACGAAGCCATGGCCGAAGCCTTAGCCAGGCGCGAGCCCGCTGGCCGCTATGCGCCCGGCAGCCTGATCGCCCAAGACCTCATTAGCCTGGCCAGTTGGTGCCTGTTGCGTGGCGGGAGGCTTGAATGA